From Arcticibacter tournemirensis, one genomic window encodes:
- the pdxA gene encoding 4-hydroxythreonine-4-phosphate dehydrogenase PdxA yields MSEKIKIGISIGDINGIGLEIILKTLADNQIYDYCTPIVYGTTKVASFYRKSLALGDFSFNVITRPDMASAKRPNMINCWEEDVKIEPGVANGTGGKYAFISLERAVNDLHEGQLDALVTAPINKHNIQSESFNFPGHTEYIQHRTGAADSLMFLVGEDLKVGVVTGHVPLADISRHITKEAIVSKLQLMKESLKTDFWVQKPKIAVLGLNPHASDNGLIGSEEKEIIIPAIEDANEKGIFAFGPYAADGFFGNSSHNQFDAVLAMYHDQGLIPFKYIEFHNGVNFTAGLPVVRTSPDHGTGYDIAGKNLASENSFREALFMAVKIVKRRRETAELTANPLKISKLSKDRD; encoded by the coding sequence ATGAGTGAAAAAATCAAAATAGGTATTTCAATAGGCGACATTAACGGCATCGGTCTGGAAATCATATTAAAGACCCTTGCAGATAACCAGATATACGATTACTGTACTCCCATAGTGTATGGTACTACTAAGGTTGCATCTTTTTATAGGAAATCGCTGGCATTAGGTGATTTTAGCTTTAACGTGATCACCAGGCCCGACATGGCAAGTGCAAAACGTCCGAATATGATTAACTGCTGGGAAGAAGATGTAAAAATAGAGCCGGGTGTTGCTAATGGGACGGGGGGCAAATATGCTTTTATTTCTCTGGAACGCGCTGTAAACGACTTGCATGAGGGACAGCTTGATGCGCTTGTAACGGCGCCGATCAATAAACATAATATTCAAAGCGAGAGCTTTAACTTTCCCGGACACACCGAATATATCCAGCACAGAACAGGAGCGGCCGATTCTCTGATGTTTCTCGTAGGCGAAGACCTGAAAGTTGGCGTAGTTACCGGGCATGTTCCACTGGCCGACATCTCACGACATATCACCAAAGAAGCCATTGTGTCTAAGCTTCAGTTAATGAAGGAAAGTCTGAAAACCGATTTTTGGGTACAGAAGCCTAAAATTGCCGTGCTGGGGCTAAATCCCCATGCCAGCGATAATGGATTAATTGGCTCGGAGGAAAAAGAAATCATTATCCCCGCTATAGAAGACGCAAACGAAAAAGGCATCTTTGCATTTGGCCCTTATGCTGCCGATGGGTTTTTTGGTAATAGCTCTCATAATCAGTTTGATGCAGTACTGGCTATGTATCACGACCAGGGACTAATTCCCTTCAAATACATTGAGTTTCATAATGGGGTGAACTTTACAGCAGGCCTGCCGGTAGTCAGAACATCGCCTGATCACGGAACGGGATATGACATTGCCGGTAAAAACCTGGCTTCAGAAAATTCATTCAGAGAAGCGCTTTTTATGGCTGTAAAGATTGTTAAGCGCCGTCGTGAGACAGCCGAACTTACTGCAAACCCTTTGAAGATCAGTAAACTTTCGAAGGACCGCGACTAA
- a CDS encoding TonB-dependent receptor, translating into MKLTIVIVLAVFLQLEASTTSAQKISLKVENAPLKKVVALIRQQTDFDFLYNNISLKDLKPITLNVINEDLSSVLEQCFAGQPLKYTINRKTILITGKPAAQPGDRKITGRITDSKGQSLPGASVTVVGTNVSATTDADGRYEIRASDKDVVLRFTFIGFNTVEVEAKAGSKNIFDVVLEEKVNMLNELVVVGYGEQRKISNIGSQSSLKMKDIKTPSASLSTVLAGRLSGVVAVQRTGEPGKDGADIWIRGISTPNSSSPLVLVDGVERGFNDIDPEDIESLTVLKDASATAVYGVRGANGVILIKTKPGKIGKPTVSTDYYESITSFTKRVDLSNGITYMNAVNEALANSGQQPKYSQSVVNNTLNNVDPYLYPNVSWLDEIFNDWGHNRRANVNVRGGSANANYYASVSYYNETGLMKTDNIENYNSKINFNRYNFTTNLNLKVTESTSVDIGAQGYLGEGNYPAISSADIYSAAMEITPVDYPKMFYVNGKAYVPGLNPNGGYRNPYADATRRGFSNQTRNQIYSNLRVTQDLGALTPGLKLSGMFAYDVYNNVSINQGKRESTFYFANRDVPYDLDNQPILVQTYAGSDVLGFSQRSDDNNKKTYLEASLTYDRSFGKHRVGALALFNEQSRLLYPVGSLESSIPYRMMGVAGRATYSWDDRYFAEFNIGYNGSENFAPNKRFGTFPAFGIGWVPSNEKFWEPLKNVVSFLKIRYTDGKIGNSNVSDRRFMFLEQMEYNGDFGYNWGSNNGKTSGVKVNNNAVNIGWEESRKQDLGIDLKLMRDELSIIFDLFKEHRTDILLKRNESIPSFLGYMSDPYGNVGVVDNKGFDSSLEYNKRISANWSVSVRGNFTFNKDKWVDSDQPDQRYPWMNKAGSNLNARRGYIADGLYSQEEVDDIRRWESLNSSDRADILRPFPVQFAEVKAGDIKYKDLNGDGRIDAYDQSYIGRGDVPKMIYGFGFNTTYKQFSLGLLFQGVKDADRMLNGNSINPFRGDGGGGNLFSNIDDRWTIDNPAQDVFYPRLAYGSDQTSNINNFQTSTWWQKDVSFLRLKTMQISYNLPQRWIKRANLKNASVYMMGTNLFTLSKFKLWDPELNTNNGTKYPNISTYSMGVNFSF; encoded by the coding sequence ATGAAACTAACCATTGTTATAGTATTGGCGGTTTTCCTGCAACTCGAGGCCTCAACAACGAGTGCGCAGAAAATAAGCTTGAAGGTTGAGAATGCGCCTTTAAAGAAAGTGGTGGCCTTGATAAGACAACAAACTGACTTTGATTTTCTTTACAATAATATCTCGCTGAAGGACTTGAAGCCTATAACGCTCAACGTTATTAATGAAGATCTGAGCAGCGTTTTAGAACAGTGTTTTGCCGGGCAGCCACTTAAATATACCATTAATCGCAAAACGATACTTATAACCGGCAAGCCTGCAGCCCAGCCCGGCGACAGGAAAATAACAGGCCGCATTACCGATTCTAAGGGGCAGTCTTTGCCTGGAGCGAGTGTAACCGTTGTAGGAACGAACGTAAGTGCAACTACTGATGCCGATGGTCGTTATGAAATCCGTGCTTCCGACAAAGACGTTGTTTTAAGATTTACGTTCATTGGTTTTAATACCGTAGAGGTAGAAGCTAAAGCCGGAAGCAAGAATATCTTCGACGTCGTTCTTGAGGAGAAGGTGAACATGTTAAATGAACTGGTTGTAGTTGGATATGGCGAACAGCGGAAGATCAGTAATATAGGTTCACAATCCAGCCTGAAAATGAAGGATATAAAAACGCCTTCAGCCAGTTTATCTACGGTATTAGCGGGACGGCTTTCAGGAGTGGTTGCCGTTCAGCGTACAGGGGAACCAGGCAAGGACGGCGCTGATATCTGGATCCGGGGGATTTCTACTCCCAATTCGTCAAGCCCCCTGGTTCTTGTAGACGGGGTTGAGCGAGGCTTTAACGATATAGACCCTGAAGATATTGAATCTTTAACCGTACTTAAGGACGCGTCTGCCACTGCTGTATATGGCGTGAGAGGTGCCAACGGCGTTATCCTTATAAAAACGAAACCAGGAAAAATCGGCAAGCCAACGGTTAGTACCGACTACTATGAATCAATTACGAGTTTTACCAAAAGAGTTGACCTCTCGAATGGTATTACCTATATGAACGCCGTGAATGAAGCCCTGGCAAACAGCGGCCAGCAACCTAAATATTCGCAGTCGGTGGTGAACAACACGCTTAATAATGTCGATCCTTACTTATACCCAAATGTAAGCTGGCTCGACGAGATATTTAACGACTGGGGACATAACCGCCGTGCGAATGTGAATGTAAGAGGTGGTAGCGCTAATGCAAATTATTATGCATCGGTTAGCTACTACAATGAAACGGGCCTGATGAAGACCGATAATATAGAGAACTATAACTCGAAGATTAACTTCAATCGTTATAACTTCACGACCAACCTTAATTTAAAGGTAACGGAGTCGACCTCTGTAGATATTGGAGCCCAGGGATATCTTGGAGAAGGAAACTATCCTGCGATATCTTCAGCTGACATCTATTCTGCGGCGATGGAAATTACGCCGGTAGACTATCCCAAGATGTTCTACGTGAACGGCAAAGCATATGTGCCTGGGCTTAACCCAAATGGGGGCTACCGGAATCCTTATGCTGATGCTACCCGGAGAGGCTTCAGCAATCAGACGCGAAACCAGATCTATTCTAACCTGAGGGTAACGCAGGACTTAGGCGCCCTGACTCCCGGGTTGAAGCTTTCGGGTATGTTTGCTTACGACGTGTATAATAATGTCAGCATCAATCAGGGTAAAAGAGAATCTACCTTTTATTTCGCCAACCGCGACGTTCCTTACGATCTTGACAATCAACCTATATTAGTCCAGACCTATGCCGGCTCAGACGTTTTAGGATTCAGCCAGCGATCCGACGATAATAATAAAAAGACTTATCTCGAGGCTTCCCTTACATACGACAGATCCTTTGGCAAACATCGCGTTGGAGCGCTGGCGCTGTTTAATGAACAGAGCAGGCTTCTTTATCCGGTCGGGTCGCTCGAATCGTCTATCCCATACAGGATGATGGGAGTTGCCGGACGCGCTACTTACTCATGGGACGACCGTTATTTTGCCGAGTTTAATATCGGATACAATGGATCCGAGAACTTCGCTCCAAACAAACGCTTCGGAACGTTCCCCGCGTTTGGCATAGGATGGGTTCCTTCAAATGAAAAATTCTGGGAACCGCTGAAGAACGTAGTGTCATTCCTGAAAATCCGCTATACCGATGGTAAGATAGGTAACAGCAATGTATCCGACCGACGCTTTATGTTCCTTGAGCAAATGGAGTATAATGGTGATTTCGGATATAACTGGGGAAGCAATAACGGTAAAACCAGCGGTGTTAAGGTAAATAATAACGCTGTAAATATAGGTTGGGAAGAATCGCGCAAGCAGGACCTGGGCATTGACCTGAAGTTGATGAGAGACGAACTGTCGATCATTTTCGACTTGTTTAAAGAACATCGCACCGACATTTTATTGAAAAGAAATGAATCCATCCCTTCGTTTTTGGGATATATGTCTGATCCTTACGGCAACGTAGGCGTGGTGGATAATAAGGGCTTTGACTCGTCGCTGGAGTATAACAAACGCATCAGTGCGAACTGGTCGGTATCCGTTAGAGGAAACTTCACCTTTAATAAAGATAAATGGGTCGACAGCGACCAGCCGGATCAGCGTTATCCCTGGATGAATAAGGCCGGGAGTAATTTAAATGCCCGGAGGGGATATATTGCTGACGGTCTTTATTCGCAGGAAGAAGTTGATGATATCAGAAGGTGGGAATCTCTGAATTCGTCAGACAGGGCTGATATTCTGAGGCCATTTCCGGTGCAATTTGCCGAAGTAAAAGCAGGAGATATTAAATATAAAGATCTGAACGGCGACGGGAGGATAGATGCATACGACCAGTCGTATATCGGCAGGGGCGATGTTCCTAAAATGATCTATGGCTTCGGGTTTAATACCACCTATAAGCAATTCTCGCTGGGACTGTTGTTTCAGGGGGTAAAGGATGCCGACAGGATGTTGAATGGTAATAGCATTAATCCCTTCAGAGGCGATGGTGGTGGCGGTAACCTGTTCTCAAATATTGACGACCGTTGGACGATCGATAACCCCGCTCAGGATGTATTCTATCCACGTCTGGCTTACGGTTCTGACCAGACCAGTAACATCAATAATTTCCAGACAAGTACCTGGTGGCAGAAAGACGTTAGTTTCTTAAGATTAAAGACAATGCAGATCTCCTATAATCTGCCTCAAAGATGGATTAAGCGGGCTAATCTTAAAAATGCTTCCGTTTATATGATGGGCACCAATCTCTTCACTTTAAGTAAATTCAAGTTGTGGGATCCGGAACTGAACACGAATAACGGGACAAAATATCCCAACATCTCAACTTACTCAATGGGAGTAAACTTCTCTTTTTAA
- a CDS encoding FecR family protein produces MPDKDISHLIHDESFLNYCFSRNVDDIRHWEEWLVENPEHRNEVEDLKSLVILLAHESKITESEEQFSLLKQRISSAGGRTDAKSFRLRSLFVKLSLAASFLLICAAGIAIYQSRRTSTTLKVSQHSKTEIGPGGNKAFLTLANGRKISLTDAANGAIAQQAGIVITKAGDGRLIYSVADAEPSLKEVAYNTIETPRGGQYEVRLPDGSTAWLNAASSLKYPLNFEGAGERRVELKGEGYFEVAKDKDRPFIVKTGYQEVIVLGTHFNIKAYSDEQNTSTTLLEGSVMVSETGSGRSKLLRPGQQSDIFSNNSEIHVSNVNPSEVIAWKSGYFIFDNQDIASIMRVISRWYDVDVAYNGYNKEERFGGTFSRSANLSEILENLESLGKIDLKIKGRRVIISNKY; encoded by the coding sequence ATGCCAGACAAAGACATCTCACATCTCATTCATGACGAAAGCTTTTTAAATTATTGCTTTTCCCGCAATGTAGACGATATTCGTCACTGGGAGGAATGGCTTGTTGAGAATCCAGAGCATAGGAATGAAGTCGAAGATCTTAAGAGCCTGGTCATCCTGTTAGCCCACGAATCGAAGATCACAGAATCTGAAGAGCAGTTTTCTTTATTGAAACAAAGAATATCTTCTGCCGGGGGCCGCACTGATGCGAAAAGCTTCAGGTTACGTTCGCTATTCGTAAAACTGTCGCTGGCGGCATCATTCCTGCTTATTTGTGCTGCAGGGATAGCGATTTACCAAAGCCGGCGAACAAGCACAACACTAAAGGTCAGTCAGCATAGTAAAACGGAGATCGGCCCCGGCGGTAATAAGGCTTTCCTTACGCTGGCAAACGGTAGAAAAATATCTCTTACAGATGCTGCTAATGGAGCAATAGCACAACAGGCGGGTATAGTTATAACAAAGGCTGGCGACGGGAGGCTGATCTACTCTGTAGCTGATGCTGAACCTTCTCTGAAGGAAGTTGCTTATAATACAATTGAAACGCCGAGGGGTGGCCAATACGAAGTTCGCCTGCCCGATGGATCCACTGCATGGCTTAACGCAGCATCGTCCTTGAAATACCCTTTAAATTTTGAAGGGGCCGGTGAGCGTCGCGTGGAACTAAAGGGAGAGGGTTATTTTGAGGTGGCGAAAGATAAGGATCGTCCCTTTATAGTAAAAACAGGATACCAGGAGGTAATAGTACTGGGGACCCACTTTAATATTAAAGCTTACAGTGATGAACAGAACACCAGCACTACTCTGCTGGAGGGAAGTGTAATGGTGAGTGAAACCGGTTCCGGTCGGAGTAAGCTGCTCAGGCCTGGCCAGCAGTCTGATATTTTCAGTAATAACAGCGAAATCCACGTTTCTAATGTAAACCCTTCAGAAGTAATAGCCTGGAAAAGCGGCTACTTCATATTTGACAATCAGGATATCGCCAGTATAATGAGAGTTATAAGCCGGTGGTATGATGTTGATGTAGCGTATAATGGCTATAATAAAGAGGAACGCTTCGGTGGTACGTTTTCCCGCTCGGCGAACCTTTCTGAAATATTGGAAAATCTGGAATCCCTGGGGAAAATTGATCTTAAAATAAAAGGAAGGAGGGTGATTATTTCAAACAAATACTAA
- the rsmA gene encoding 16S rRNA (adenine(1518)-N(6)/adenine(1519)-N(6))-dimethyltransferase RsmA produces the protein MVRAKKHLGQHFLTDKNIALKIVESLKPAGRYSDVLEVGPGMGILSDFLLKKSEYQTHMIDIDEESFEFLQKKYASLGDRLINGDFLKLDFPATFSGKVGVIGNFPYNISSQILFKILDNRNIIPEVVGMFQKEVAERCAAKAGSKEYGILSVFVQAYYKVEYLFTVKAGVFNPPPKVLSAVIRLTRNEIEKLDCDEAFFWKVVKAGFNQRRKTLRNALSSLISKDKMGDDPVLDLRAERLTVDDFVKLTNSLQIKN, from the coding sequence ATGGTTCGTGCGAAGAAACACTTAGGACAACATTTCCTTACCGATAAGAATATCGCTTTAAAAATTGTAGAAAGCTTAAAGCCTGCAGGGCGGTACAGTGATGTATTAGAAGTGGGGCCAGGGATGGGTATTTTATCTGACTTCCTTCTGAAAAAATCGGAGTACCAAACCCATATGATCGACATCGATGAGGAGTCCTTTGAATTCCTTCAGAAGAAATACGCTTCACTGGGAGACCGTTTGATCAACGGGGATTTTTTGAAATTAGACTTTCCAGCAACTTTTTCGGGCAAGGTTGGCGTAATAGGAAACTTCCCGTACAATATCTCATCACAAATACTATTTAAAATACTCGATAACCGTAATATTATACCAGAGGTTGTGGGCATGTTCCAGAAGGAGGTTGCAGAGAGATGTGCCGCAAAGGCGGGATCGAAGGAATACGGGATCCTGAGCGTTTTTGTACAGGCTTATTACAAGGTAGAATACCTGTTTACAGTGAAAGCCGGAGTATTTAATCCGCCTCCTAAGGTTCTGTCTGCCGTGATCCGCCTGACCCGGAATGAGATTGAAAAGCTTGACTGCGACGAGGCTTTCTTTTGGAAGGTAGTAAAAGCGGGCTTCAATCAGCGCCGGAAAACCCTCCGCAATGCCCTGTCGTCTTTGATCAGCAAAGACAAAATGGGAGATGATCC
- a CDS encoding RNA polymerase sigma factor yields MKQGADFGQEWSVFILTENEKAYHELYSHYYHYLSFVGFKKGVDTVKVKDCINDLFLYLWENRERLVHVKDHHNYIVTAFLRKLLRKENFSEAYSIEEYDLPDYTATPSVETLYIRQNVREDVSRVLKTYVDQLPERQRTMIYQKFYLGLSYKEISNLNGISVNTVYNTIYKAVDKLKLLMAKEHLSMLSIAVSALSLFFLFFFQNQ; encoded by the coding sequence GTGAAACAAGGGGCAGATTTTGGACAGGAATGGTCTGTTTTCATTCTTACAGAAAACGAGAAGGCCTATCACGAGTTGTATTCGCACTATTATCACTACCTCTCTTTTGTCGGATTTAAAAAGGGGGTGGATACAGTCAAGGTAAAGGACTGTATAAACGACCTTTTTCTTTATCTATGGGAAAATCGCGAAAGGCTGGTTCATGTTAAAGACCATCACAATTACATCGTAACGGCCTTTCTTCGAAAGCTTCTCCGTAAGGAGAATTTTAGCGAGGCGTATAGCATCGAAGAGTATGATCTCCCGGATTATACGGCAACACCCTCTGTTGAGACTCTGTACATCAGGCAGAATGTCCGGGAGGACGTAAGCAGAGTGCTGAAAACCTATGTAGATCAGCTCCCCGAACGGCAGCGAACGATGATCTATCAAAAGTTTTATTTGGGATTGTCTTATAAGGAAATCTCCAATCTGAATGGGATTTCAGTGAACACTGTTTATAACACCATCTATAAAGCCGTAGACAAACTGAAGTTACTCATGGCTAAAGAGCACCTTAGTATGCTCTCGATTGCCGTTTCGGCGCTTTCATTATTTTTTTTATTTTTTTTTCAAAATCAGTAG
- a CDS encoding S41 family peptidase, which yields MKKTISVTLFALMSLSVLMAQNQVKPKVSNSRNIDFMVSELRSQIENKYFDKAKGRILISKLDEMLVKHLLDTSSLENAAAAITEMLRKETNDKHFNLVVLDKKQQAQQAKSQAQHVGGGISGIKVLERNIGYLKWDACIDGDYSLQKIKNALTFLENCSALIIDISDNPGGGGQSGAYFNSLLYSSTAYQKLLIKRCTGDSAWHQSEVVYNNSEYKKYHKVPIYVLISNQTASAAEYFALTVKETKRGKVLGQTSAGAGNPGFWNIFSLSESETSFYMFIPSCQITTKKGFSIEGIGVTPDIELKSSDRIKETLEYILSKGQLKKNPK from the coding sequence ATGAAAAAAACAATTTCGGTGACATTATTCGCTTTAATGTCTTTATCGGTACTTATGGCCCAAAACCAAGTTAAACCAAAGGTTTCTAATAGTCGCAATATCGATTTTATGGTTTCCGAATTACGAAGTCAGATCGAAAATAAATATTTTGACAAAGCCAAAGGGAGAATTCTTATTTCAAAACTTGACGAGATGTTAGTTAAACATTTATTGGATACTTCGTCACTCGAAAATGCGGCCGCAGCAATCACCGAGATGTTAAGGAAAGAAACGAATGACAAGCACTTTAATTTGGTTGTGCTTGATAAAAAACAGCAAGCGCAACAAGCAAAGAGCCAGGCGCAACATGTTGGTGGGGGAATCAGCGGGATCAAAGTGCTTGAAAGAAATATCGGATATTTAAAGTGGGATGCTTGTATAGATGGTGATTATTCACTCCAGAAGATAAAAAATGCGCTAACCTTTTTGGAAAACTGCTCCGCTTTAATAATCGATATCAGCGATAACCCTGGAGGCGGGGGGCAAAGTGGGGCTTATTTTAACTCGTTACTTTATTCATCCACCGCGTATCAAAAACTTTTAATAAAAAGGTGTACAGGGGATTCAGCCTGGCATCAAAGTGAAGTTGTTTACAATAATAGTGAGTATAAAAAGTATCATAAGGTGCCAATCTACGTATTGATATCAAATCAAACGGCCTCAGCTGCGGAGTATTTTGCGCTAACGGTAAAAGAAACCAAAAGAGGTAAAGTCTTGGGTCAAACTAGCGCTGGAGCCGGAAATCCGGGATTTTGGAACATTTTCAGCTTGAGTGAATCTGAAACAAGCTTTTACATGTTCATCCCCTCGTGTCAAATAACGACAAAAAAAGGATTTTCTATAGAAGGTATTGGTGTTACACCTGATATTGAGCTTAAATCATCAGACAGGATAAAAGAAACATTGGAATATATACTGTCTAAGGGTCAATTAAAGAAAAACCCGAAATAA